From Xiphophorus hellerii strain 12219 chromosome 20, Xiphophorus_hellerii-4.1, whole genome shotgun sequence, the proteins below share one genomic window:
- the LOC116710737 gene encoding regulator of G-protein signaling 9-binding protein isoform X1, translated as MSRWRRSVDELTAGRRRQQAECERAQNALSRVTSCFQQLAASLGSSADSSFLREEMDETRVLAHRICSGLSRRLLRLLSACDSAPVAVDDRHASERLWVLFLSAVEYFLSDLRRAKELIGQFPLTQRSSRRSLVNTGCTDGPVGLAARVALVQIPWLVLEEEPSPDLTNHIAGLEAQLGELQQRVPVAFWSVESTQPAWAEVLNNAEDPEESLEDLMEVEVASSGDGSTKLPACCRGTCCWVG; from the exons ATGAGTCGGTGGCGTCGTTCGGTGGACGAGCTGACAGCGGGACGGCGGCGGCAGCAGGCAGAGTGTGAGCGCGCTCAGAACGCTCTGAGTCGGGTCACTTCCTGCTTCCAACAACTGGCGGCGTCGCTGGGAAGttcagccgacagcagcttcctGCGGGAAGAGATGGACGAGACGAGAGTGCTGGCTCACCGGATCTGCTCAG GTCTGTCTCGCCGCCTGCTGCGCCTGCTGTCAGCCTGTGACTCCGCCCCTGTTGCCGTGGACGACAGACATGCTTCAGAGCGACTCTGGGTTCTCTTCCTGTCTGCAGTGGAGTACTTCCTGTCTGACCTCCGGAGGGCCAAAGAGCTGATTGGTCAGTTCCCCCTGACCCAGCGCTCCAGCAGACGCTCACTGGTGAACACAG GATGTACCGACGGCCCGGTGGGTCTGGCGGCCCGGGTGGCACTGGTCCAAATCCCCTGGCTGGTTCTGGAGGAAGAGCCCAGTCCAGATCTGACCAATCACATCGCAGGCCTGGAGGCCCAGCTGGGTGAGCTGCAGCAGAGG GTCCCGGTGGCGTTCTGGTCGGTGGAGTCGACACAGCCGGCGTGGGCCGAGGTTCTGAACAACGCCGAGGATCCGGAGGAAAGCCTGGAGGACTtgatggaggtggaggtggcGTCCAGCGGCGATGGCAGCACCAAGCTGCCCGCCTGCTGCCGGGGAACCTGCTGCTGGGTCGGATAG
- the LOC116710737 gene encoding regulator of G-protein signaling 9-binding protein isoform X2 — MSRWRRSVDELTAGRRRQQAECERAQNALSRVTSCFQQLAASLGSSADSSFLREEMDETRVLAHRICSVEYFLSDLRRAKELIGQFPLTQRSSRRSLVNTGCTDGPVGLAARVALVQIPWLVLEEEPSPDLTNHIAGLEAQLGELQQRVPVAFWSVESTQPAWAEVLNNAEDPEESLEDLMEVEVASSGDGSTKLPACCRGTCCWVG, encoded by the exons ATGAGTCGGTGGCGTCGTTCGGTGGACGAGCTGACAGCGGGACGGCGGCGGCAGCAGGCAGAGTGTGAGCGCGCTCAGAACGCTCTGAGTCGGGTCACTTCCTGCTTCCAACAACTGGCGGCGTCGCTGGGAAGttcagccgacagcagcttcctGCGGGAAGAGATGGACGAGACGAGAGTGCTGGCTCACCGGATCTGCTCAG TGGAGTACTTCCTGTCTGACCTCCGGAGGGCCAAAGAGCTGATTGGTCAGTTCCCCCTGACCCAGCGCTCCAGCAGACGCTCACTGGTGAACACAG GATGTACCGACGGCCCGGTGGGTCTGGCGGCCCGGGTGGCACTGGTCCAAATCCCCTGGCTGGTTCTGGAGGAAGAGCCCAGTCCAGATCTGACCAATCACATCGCAGGCCTGGAGGCCCAGCTGGGTGAGCTGCAGCAGAGG GTCCCGGTGGCGTTCTGGTCGGTGGAGTCGACACAGCCGGCGTGGGCCGAGGTTCTGAACAACGCCGAGGATCCGGAGGAAAGCCTGGAGGACTtgatggaggtggaggtggcGTCCAGCGGCGATGGCAGCACCAAGCTGCCCGCCTGCTGCCGGGGAACCTGCTGCTGGGTCGGATAG